In Panicum virgatum strain AP13 chromosome 5K, P.virgatum_v5, whole genome shotgun sequence, the genomic window ATCCAACAATTCAGTGGTTCCCAAAAGGATCCTTGGAGCCCAAAAAGTGAGGCTACACAATATTAAATTTTCCAGGGCTTTCTCTGTTTCCATGATTCATGAGTTATGACATGACAAATTTCTTTGACAATTTAGGTATGAAGGACAACGCACTGCGGAAGCCCTTGCTGAATTTGTTAATACTGAAGGAGGTGGCAATTTAACCCTCTATAGATTCCTTTGAATTTATTGTTTTAACACGCACACTTCTTGATCTTCACTCTGCTTGTTGTATAGAAAGTAACAAAACTATTTTCAAGTTTTCAAATTAGCTATATAATATGCATTATGAAGCAGTCACATTATGCTAAACAAATGTCTAAACGTTTGTGGGTTCTGGCTTTCAGGCACAAATGTAAAGCTGGCAACCATTCCTTCAAGTGTTGTGGTGCTCACCCCAGAGACTTTTGACTCAGTTGTCCTTGATGAAACAAAAGACGTCCTTGTTGAGTTCTATGCCCCATGGTAGGTTTCTAGGTGGTGTTAGGCTTACAGATGGTCTTCTGCACCATCAGTCCCTGAACTTTTCCTGGTTATCTAATTGATTGggtatttttttttgctgtaCAGGTGTGGTCACTGCAAGAGTCTTGCTCCTGTTAGTACATGAGTCTAGCTTTGAGTTTATGCTACATATTCTATTGCAATTTTACTCTTGCAAGCATCGTTAGCGATCTTTGTCATCTCTGCATGTCTAATAGGAattcttgtatttttttttcagatttaTGAGAAGGTGGCTTCTGTTTTCAAGTTGGATGAGGGGGTTGTTATTGCAAACCTTGATGCTGACAAACACAGGGATTTGGCTGAGAAGTATGTTCTATCTTACATCAAAAAATGATTCATCTACAGATATTGCCCTGATTTTGCTATCTAGTACATGGGCTGTGATGTCATTTTCCTGTGAATACAAGTATTCATATGCAACACAACATTGAACACGTTCGTTGGCTTGCTCTTAACACAACATTTAACATGTTTGTTGGCTTGCTCTTTTGTATTCAATAAATACTGTACTGTACATGATTGTCTATAACTTGTGATGCCACTTTCAGGTATGGAGTTACCGGATTCCCTACGTTGAAGTTTTTCCCAAAGGGAAACAAAGCTGGTGAAGATTATGATGGCGGCAGGGACTTGGGTGACTTTGTCAAGTTCATTAATGAGAAGAGTGGTACCAGCCGTGATACAAAGGGTCAACTCACCTCAGAGGTTTGTGACATACTCACAATACTGGATGGCTGCACATTCAGGCAAAATGCTAACTCTGGCCACGCTCTGTTTGTTATTTGTTAGGCTGGCCACATAGCAAGTTTGGATGCCCTGGCAAAGGAGTTCCTTGGTGCTGCCAGTGACAAGCGGAAGGAAGTCCTTTCCAGTATGGAGGAGGAGGTAGCTATGCTCAGTGGTTCTGCTGCCAAGTAAACTCTCGCCTCAGTTATTACTTAATTTTAAGCTATTTAATGATCTCAATTCATATTGTAGTAATGCTATCAGTTCCGTGAGTAGAATTTCATTGAATTTCCCTTGGTTACTTAAATCAGGCATGGAAAGGTCTATGTAACCATCGCAAAGAAGATCCTAGAGAAAGGCAATGACTATACTAAGAAGGAAACTGACAGGCTTCAGCGcatgttggagaaggtggggaaCGATTATCTCAATGCCCAGCTTTTGTTGATGTGTTCCATCGTCTAGATTTGGTTACTCATGTTTGTGGTCTTTTCCTTGTTGCAGTCCATCAGCCCCACGAAGGCAGATGAATTTACCATCAAGAAGAACGTTCTTTCGACATTCTCTTCCTAAGGCAACGGCTGGCCCAACTTTCATGTTTCAGATATAGGCGAAGAGAACTGCAAGTTTAGGGGATGTGATAATGAGAGTTGATTGTTGGTAGAACTAATTTTGGGGGTTTCCCTCGAGCATACGTGATACTTTTATCATTT contains:
- the LOC120706845 gene encoding protein disulfide isomerase-like 2-2 — its product is MAISQISRGALALLLLLAAAFAAAPAALADGDDVLALTESTFEKEVGQDRGALVEFYAPWCGHCKKLAPEYERLGASFKKAKSVLIAKVDCDEHKSVCSKYGVSGYPTIQWFPKGSLEPKKYEGQRTAEALAEFVNTEGGTNVKLATIPSSVVVLTPETFDSVVLDETKDVLVEFYAPWCGHCKSLAPIYEKVASVFKLDEGVVIANLDADKHRDLAEKYGVTGFPTLKFFPKGNKAGEDYDGGRDLGDFVKFINEKSGTSRDTKGQLTSEAGHIASLDALAKEFLGAASDKRKEVLSSMEEEVAMLSGSAAKHGKVYVTIAKKILEKGNDYTKKETDRLQRMLEKSISPTKADEFTIKKNVLSTFSS